A genomic region of Phragmites australis chromosome 2, lpPhrAust1.1, whole genome shotgun sequence contains the following coding sequences:
- the LOC133893258 gene encoding SCAR-like protein 2 isoform X2: MPLVRFEVRNEVGLGDPDLYGGGGGGGAKAAGKREAGEEEPKGLLEGVAVSGLVGILRQLGDLAEFAADVFHDLHEQVITTSARGRKVLTRVQNIEAALPSLEKAVKNQKSHIHFAYVPGSDWHTQLQYEQNHLLSTDLPRFMMDSYEECRDPPRLYLLDKFDNAGAGACLKRYSDPSYFKKAWDMMGADKTANLQREKRSQKIKRKGSRLREPYHGQPTSRHRSGELQRSLTAVQFTNRQFASLSTDDQSFSDHRSTPDAVSNPDNISRSSSLSSKARRSSLEQALDTKPSTVPHENGHGKSSNVKLHKLSDPPSPKLLNSSSVDNSGYDLKQGSLPDDMVAISLSVKWDEKAAIIMSTSSVYCDDVAMDKAEDAEPTCVSPGQKEFDLREMDTLEQQEALLKRTKSPLLPSVLNHHDEIPGEADNYMDALNTLDSETETEAEFQTKNHVNAVPSFSAQAPQVGANDNIVSQHPDSSVAERCQDSEMSLASERIADFPSLPNADPPKISWPESSDHTAVPPNKDSSVITNIHESNAEVACRDPYEISEPSLQVHTAIPPNQRSPVSDKLPESKAEGHPGDFPEISEPGLPAYTVIPSNKNSSVVNQTPESNAENASGNFIDEATNNVVSVPTISNMPIDEAFKTAPAAEISPGDSSDDSCAVSESRPKDHPGKSHEEVGDRSVTEESNSWSDPLNEPLENKCVTQDVPTDISTTSIGVLSVKLWTNAGLFGLEPSKPPVFVSQDGTREDTPPCFKEPQQSHSTEFAELHCSKPSESAVVDIPNGNTSITSSFVGKLVGIRPGSANPNNSGANQSAARTSDSVHSQADGPSDFSSSFEHNNMIGKHTSISELLDSKESVETCSTDMAGRNNMRMVSASNFSSIAQKFLANTLQRRTSPKYTDLTISSGRANTDASANDESTLNPIIEPSKTVFEESQFEKKTENGTNGLSKASVFSSCRCSEKSSPPLEYMKISFHPMSTFEMSKLNLDFCHGNIHETSDDMMLPTFQLLSESSVPQPGSGSESEDDTFGRSYSYSSYDDLSPRLYSNSEVWDQEVGVGLEEHELYDDSQIGSSTAPISSYMGLEQMNISGMKSSVSLADIGDQNDLGTLESHTVEELPNFDTLMSRNDNQNGEPSIPHNPVNLSLDEDQLPPPPPLPPMQWMMMRQTTSKEEERDTTVKDMLRKASSLPHVHTSAQEEYLPPIAPPGPQEHPKEVDVQKIDEVKEINNPPGIIEIKSSLLQQIRDKSEQVKLNGHERSKAVVSDIKSLDERDELLQQIRSKTFNLRRTNASKADTSSQSTANSKVVAILEKANAIRQAVASDDDNWSDI; this comes from the exons ATGCCTCTGGTGAGGTTCGAGGTGCGGAATGAGGTGGGGCTGGGGGACCCCGACCtctacggcggcggcggcggcggcggagctaaAGCAGCGGGGAAGAGAGAAGCCGGAGAGGAGGAGCCCAAGGGACTGCTCGAGGGCGTAGCTGTCTCGGGGCTCGTCGGGATCCTGCGCCAGCTCGGAGATCTCGCGGA ATTTGCGGCTGATGTTTTCCATGACCTACATGAGCAAGTTATAACTACATCTGCCAGGGGGCGTAAGGTGCTGACTCGAGTGCAGAACATTGAAGCAGCACTTCCATCTCTTGAAAAAGCTGTGAAGAATCAGAAGAGCCACATTCATTTTGCCTATGTACCAG GCTCTGATTGGCACACTCAGCTTCAATATGAGCAAAACCACCTGCTATCCACTGATCTGCCTCGTTTTATGATGGATTCCTACGAAGAATGCCGAGATCCACCACGACTTTACCTTCTCGATAA ATTTGATAATGCTGGCGCTGGGGCATGTTTAAAGAGATATTCTGATCCATCCTACTTCAAGAAAGCATGGGATATGATGGGAGCAGACAAAACTGCTAATCTCCAAAGAGAAAAGAGATCTCAGAAAATCAAG AGAAAAGGATCACGGCTAAGGGAGCCATACCATGGACAACCTACATCCAGGCATAGGAGTGGTGAATTGCAGCGATCACTTACTGCTGTACAATTTACTAACAG GCAGTTTGCATCTCTAAGCACTGATGACCAGAGCTTTTCAGATCATAGATCTACACCTGATGCAGTATCTAATCCTGACAATATAAGCAGATCTTCTTCGCTTAGTTCAAAGGCACGACGTAGTTCACTAGAACAAGCTTTAGATACAAAACCTTCCACAGTGCCTCATGAGAATGGTCATGGCAAGTCATCAAATGTTAAGCTGCACAAGCTCAGTGACCCCCCTTCGCCCAAACTACTTAACAGTAGCAGTGTGGATAATTCAGGTTATGATTTGAAGCAAGGTTCCCTGCCAGATGATATGGTTGCTATATCGCTTTCTGTTAAATGGGACGAAAAGGCTGCAATTATCATGTCTACAAGTTCTGTCTACTGCGACGATGTTGCTATGGATAAGGCTGAAGATGCAGAACCTACTTGTGTTAGCCCTGGGCAGAAAGAATTTGACCTTAGGGAGATGGATACTTTGGAGCAGCAAGAGGCCTTACTTAAAAGGACAAAATCACCATTACTGCCATCAGTCTTGAACCACCATGATGAGATTCCAGGTGAAGCAGACAACTACATGGATGCACTTAACACACTGGACTCTGAGACAGAAACTGAAGCtgaatttcaaactaaaaatcATGTGAATGCAGTACCTTCGTTCAGTGCTCAAGCGCCTCAAGTGGGGGCAAATGATAATATTGTTTCACAGCATCCTGATTCCTCTGTTGCTGAAAGATGTCAAGATTCTGAGATGTCTTTGGCTTCTGAAAGAATAGCTGATTTTCCCAGTTTGCCAAATGCAGACCCCCCTAAGATTTCATGGCCAGAATCTTCAGATCATACTGCTGTACCTCCCAATAAGGACTCATCTGTTATCACTAATATCCATGAGAGTAATGCAGAGGTTGCTTGCAGAGATCCTTATGAGATTTCAGAGCCGTCACTGCAAGTGCATACAGCTATACCTCCCAACCAAAGATCCCCTGTTTCCGATAAATTACCTGAGAGTAAGGCAGAAGGTCATCCTGGAGATTTTCCTGAGATTTCAGAACCAGGGTTGCCTGCCTACACAGTTATTCCTTCCAATAAAAATTCATCTGTTGTCAACCAAACCCCTGAGAGTAATGCAGAAAATGCTTCTGGCAATTTTATTGATGAAGCCACTAATAATGTTGTATCCGTACCTACCATTTCCAACATGCCGATTGATGAGGCCTTCAAGACAGCACCTGCTGCTGAAATCTCACCTGGTGATAGCTCTGATGACTCATGTGCTGTTTCTGAAAGTAGGCCAAAGGATCATCCTGGAAAGAGCCATGAGGAAGTTGGTGATCGTAGTGTAACTGAAGAATCTAATTCATGGAGCGATCCTCTTAACGAGCCATTGGAGAACAAATGTGTAACTCAAGATGTTCCTACAGATATCTCTACCACTTCTATTGGAGTATTGTCAGTTAAACTCTGGACAAATGCTGGGCTCTTTGGACTTGAACCATCGAAACCTCCAGTATTTGTCTCCCAAGATGGAACAAGGGAGGATACACCACCTTGTTTTAAAGAACCTCAACAGAGCCATTCAACTGAATTCGCAGAATTGCATTGTTCAAAGCCTAGTGAATCAGCAGTTGTAGACATTCCTAATGGAAACACATCAATTACCAGCAGCTTCGTGGGAAAGCTTGTTGGTATCCGTCCTGGTTCTGCAAACCCCAACAACTCAGGGGCTAATCAATCAGCAGCAAGAACATCTGATTCAGTTCATAGTCAAGCAGATGGGCCCTCTGATTTTTCCTCATCCTTTGAGCACAATAATATGATTGGCAAGCATACTTCAATAAGTGAGCTTCTAGACTCTAAAGAAAGTGTTGAAACTTGCTCAACCGACATGGCTGGGAGAAATAACATGCGTATGGTTTCTGCATCAAACTTCTCAAGCATTGCACAAAAATTTCTTGCTAATACACTTCAGagaagaacttctccaaaatatACCGATCTTACTATATCATCAGGGAGAGCGAACACTGATGCAAGTGCAAATGATGAATCTACCCTGAATCCTATTATAGAACCAAGCAAAACAGTATTTGAGGAATCTCAGTTtgagaagaaaacagaaaatgGAACGAATGGATTGTCCAAAGCATCGGTTTTTTCTAGCTGCCGGTGCTCTGAGAAATCATCTCCGCCGCTTGAGTATATGAAAATATCTTTTCACCCCATGAGTACATTTGAGATGTCAAAATTGAACCTAGATTTCTGTCATGGTAATATTCATGAAACTTCGGATGATATGATGTTACCGACATTTCAGTTACTTTCAGAGTCTTCTGTTCCACAGCCAGGCAGTGGTTCTGAGTCTGAAGATGACACGTTTGGTAGATCCTATAGTTATTCTTCATATGATGATCTAAGTCCACGTTTATATTCAAACTCTGAGGTGTGGGATCAAGAAGTTGGAGTTGGACTGGAGGAACATGAGTTGTATGACGATTCTCAGATAGGATCATCAACAGCGCCTATATCTAGCTATATGGGACTTGAGCAAATGAATATATCTGGCATGAAGTCATCTGTTTCGCTTGCAGATATTGGGGATCAGAATGATCTAGGCACATTAGAATCCCATACTGTTGAAgaacttccaaattttgataCTCTGATGTCCAGAAACGATAATCAAAATGGTGAACCCTCCATTCCACATAATCCAGTGAATTTGTCACTCGATGAAGATCAgttgccaccaccacctcctctccccCCAATGcagtggatgatgatgaggcaAACAACttcgaaggaagaagaaagagacaCTACAGTTAAAGATATGCTTAGGAAAGCCTCAAGTCTACCACATGTACACACTTCTGCCCAGGAAGAATATCTTCCGCCGATTGCACCACCAGGTCCACAGGAACATCCTAAGGAAGTG GATGTTCAAAAAATTGATGAGGTAAAGGAAATTAATAACCCCCCTGGTATCATTGAGATAAAATCAAGTCTGCTTCAGCAGATCAGGGATAAG TCAGAGCAGGTGAAACTTAATGGGCATGAAAGGTCAAAAGCTGTAGTTAGTGACATTAAAAGCTTGGACGAAAGGGATGAGTTGCTTCAACAAATCAGGAGCAAG ACCTTCAATTTAAGGCGAACAAACGCATCTAAGGCAGACACCTCATCACAATCCACTGCCAATTCCAAAGTTGTAGCAATTTTGGAGAAGGCAAATGCAATCCGGCAG GCTGTGGCCAGTGATGATGATAACTGGAGTGATATATGA
- the LOC133893258 gene encoding SCAR-like protein 2 isoform X1: MPLVRFEVRNEVGLGDPDLYGGGGGGGAKAAGKREAGEEEPKGLLEGVAVSGLVGILRQLGDLAEFAADVFHDLHEQVITTSARGRKVLTRVQNIEAALPSLEKAVKNQKSHIHFAYVPGSDWHTQLQYEQNHLLSTDLPRFMMDSYEECRDPPRLYLLDKFDNAGAGACLKRYSDPSYFKKAWDMMGADKTANLQREKRSQKIKRKGSRLREPYHGQPTSRHRSGELQRSLTAVQFTNSRQFASLSTDDQSFSDHRSTPDAVSNPDNISRSSSLSSKARRSSLEQALDTKPSTVPHENGHGKSSNVKLHKLSDPPSPKLLNSSSVDNSGYDLKQGSLPDDMVAISLSVKWDEKAAIIMSTSSVYCDDVAMDKAEDAEPTCVSPGQKEFDLREMDTLEQQEALLKRTKSPLLPSVLNHHDEIPGEADNYMDALNTLDSETETEAEFQTKNHVNAVPSFSAQAPQVGANDNIVSQHPDSSVAERCQDSEMSLASERIADFPSLPNADPPKISWPESSDHTAVPPNKDSSVITNIHESNAEVACRDPYEISEPSLQVHTAIPPNQRSPVSDKLPESKAEGHPGDFPEISEPGLPAYTVIPSNKNSSVVNQTPESNAENASGNFIDEATNNVVSVPTISNMPIDEAFKTAPAAEISPGDSSDDSCAVSESRPKDHPGKSHEEVGDRSVTEESNSWSDPLNEPLENKCVTQDVPTDISTTSIGVLSVKLWTNAGLFGLEPSKPPVFVSQDGTREDTPPCFKEPQQSHSTEFAELHCSKPSESAVVDIPNGNTSITSSFVGKLVGIRPGSANPNNSGANQSAARTSDSVHSQADGPSDFSSSFEHNNMIGKHTSISELLDSKESVETCSTDMAGRNNMRMVSASNFSSIAQKFLANTLQRRTSPKYTDLTISSGRANTDASANDESTLNPIIEPSKTVFEESQFEKKTENGTNGLSKASVFSSCRCSEKSSPPLEYMKISFHPMSTFEMSKLNLDFCHGNIHETSDDMMLPTFQLLSESSVPQPGSGSESEDDTFGRSYSYSSYDDLSPRLYSNSEVWDQEVGVGLEEHELYDDSQIGSSTAPISSYMGLEQMNISGMKSSVSLADIGDQNDLGTLESHTVEELPNFDTLMSRNDNQNGEPSIPHNPVNLSLDEDQLPPPPPLPPMQWMMMRQTTSKEEERDTTVKDMLRKASSLPHVHTSAQEEYLPPIAPPGPQEHPKEVDVQKIDEVKEINNPPGIIEIKSSLLQQIRDKSEQVKLNGHERSKAVVSDIKSLDERDELLQQIRSKTFNLRRTNASKADTSSQSTANSKVVAILEKANAIRQAVASDDDNWSDI, from the exons ATGCCTCTGGTGAGGTTCGAGGTGCGGAATGAGGTGGGGCTGGGGGACCCCGACCtctacggcggcggcggcggcggcggagctaaAGCAGCGGGGAAGAGAGAAGCCGGAGAGGAGGAGCCCAAGGGACTGCTCGAGGGCGTAGCTGTCTCGGGGCTCGTCGGGATCCTGCGCCAGCTCGGAGATCTCGCGGA ATTTGCGGCTGATGTTTTCCATGACCTACATGAGCAAGTTATAACTACATCTGCCAGGGGGCGTAAGGTGCTGACTCGAGTGCAGAACATTGAAGCAGCACTTCCATCTCTTGAAAAAGCTGTGAAGAATCAGAAGAGCCACATTCATTTTGCCTATGTACCAG GCTCTGATTGGCACACTCAGCTTCAATATGAGCAAAACCACCTGCTATCCACTGATCTGCCTCGTTTTATGATGGATTCCTACGAAGAATGCCGAGATCCACCACGACTTTACCTTCTCGATAA ATTTGATAATGCTGGCGCTGGGGCATGTTTAAAGAGATATTCTGATCCATCCTACTTCAAGAAAGCATGGGATATGATGGGAGCAGACAAAACTGCTAATCTCCAAAGAGAAAAGAGATCTCAGAAAATCAAG AGAAAAGGATCACGGCTAAGGGAGCCATACCATGGACAACCTACATCCAGGCATAGGAGTGGTGAATTGCAGCGATCACTTACTGCTGTACAATTTACTAACAG CAGGCAGTTTGCATCTCTAAGCACTGATGACCAGAGCTTTTCAGATCATAGATCTACACCTGATGCAGTATCTAATCCTGACAATATAAGCAGATCTTCTTCGCTTAGTTCAAAGGCACGACGTAGTTCACTAGAACAAGCTTTAGATACAAAACCTTCCACAGTGCCTCATGAGAATGGTCATGGCAAGTCATCAAATGTTAAGCTGCACAAGCTCAGTGACCCCCCTTCGCCCAAACTACTTAACAGTAGCAGTGTGGATAATTCAGGTTATGATTTGAAGCAAGGTTCCCTGCCAGATGATATGGTTGCTATATCGCTTTCTGTTAAATGGGACGAAAAGGCTGCAATTATCATGTCTACAAGTTCTGTCTACTGCGACGATGTTGCTATGGATAAGGCTGAAGATGCAGAACCTACTTGTGTTAGCCCTGGGCAGAAAGAATTTGACCTTAGGGAGATGGATACTTTGGAGCAGCAAGAGGCCTTACTTAAAAGGACAAAATCACCATTACTGCCATCAGTCTTGAACCACCATGATGAGATTCCAGGTGAAGCAGACAACTACATGGATGCACTTAACACACTGGACTCTGAGACAGAAACTGAAGCtgaatttcaaactaaaaatcATGTGAATGCAGTACCTTCGTTCAGTGCTCAAGCGCCTCAAGTGGGGGCAAATGATAATATTGTTTCACAGCATCCTGATTCCTCTGTTGCTGAAAGATGTCAAGATTCTGAGATGTCTTTGGCTTCTGAAAGAATAGCTGATTTTCCCAGTTTGCCAAATGCAGACCCCCCTAAGATTTCATGGCCAGAATCTTCAGATCATACTGCTGTACCTCCCAATAAGGACTCATCTGTTATCACTAATATCCATGAGAGTAATGCAGAGGTTGCTTGCAGAGATCCTTATGAGATTTCAGAGCCGTCACTGCAAGTGCATACAGCTATACCTCCCAACCAAAGATCCCCTGTTTCCGATAAATTACCTGAGAGTAAGGCAGAAGGTCATCCTGGAGATTTTCCTGAGATTTCAGAACCAGGGTTGCCTGCCTACACAGTTATTCCTTCCAATAAAAATTCATCTGTTGTCAACCAAACCCCTGAGAGTAATGCAGAAAATGCTTCTGGCAATTTTATTGATGAAGCCACTAATAATGTTGTATCCGTACCTACCATTTCCAACATGCCGATTGATGAGGCCTTCAAGACAGCACCTGCTGCTGAAATCTCACCTGGTGATAGCTCTGATGACTCATGTGCTGTTTCTGAAAGTAGGCCAAAGGATCATCCTGGAAAGAGCCATGAGGAAGTTGGTGATCGTAGTGTAACTGAAGAATCTAATTCATGGAGCGATCCTCTTAACGAGCCATTGGAGAACAAATGTGTAACTCAAGATGTTCCTACAGATATCTCTACCACTTCTATTGGAGTATTGTCAGTTAAACTCTGGACAAATGCTGGGCTCTTTGGACTTGAACCATCGAAACCTCCAGTATTTGTCTCCCAAGATGGAACAAGGGAGGATACACCACCTTGTTTTAAAGAACCTCAACAGAGCCATTCAACTGAATTCGCAGAATTGCATTGTTCAAAGCCTAGTGAATCAGCAGTTGTAGACATTCCTAATGGAAACACATCAATTACCAGCAGCTTCGTGGGAAAGCTTGTTGGTATCCGTCCTGGTTCTGCAAACCCCAACAACTCAGGGGCTAATCAATCAGCAGCAAGAACATCTGATTCAGTTCATAGTCAAGCAGATGGGCCCTCTGATTTTTCCTCATCCTTTGAGCACAATAATATGATTGGCAAGCATACTTCAATAAGTGAGCTTCTAGACTCTAAAGAAAGTGTTGAAACTTGCTCAACCGACATGGCTGGGAGAAATAACATGCGTATGGTTTCTGCATCAAACTTCTCAAGCATTGCACAAAAATTTCTTGCTAATACACTTCAGagaagaacttctccaaaatatACCGATCTTACTATATCATCAGGGAGAGCGAACACTGATGCAAGTGCAAATGATGAATCTACCCTGAATCCTATTATAGAACCAAGCAAAACAGTATTTGAGGAATCTCAGTTtgagaagaaaacagaaaatgGAACGAATGGATTGTCCAAAGCATCGGTTTTTTCTAGCTGCCGGTGCTCTGAGAAATCATCTCCGCCGCTTGAGTATATGAAAATATCTTTTCACCCCATGAGTACATTTGAGATGTCAAAATTGAACCTAGATTTCTGTCATGGTAATATTCATGAAACTTCGGATGATATGATGTTACCGACATTTCAGTTACTTTCAGAGTCTTCTGTTCCACAGCCAGGCAGTGGTTCTGAGTCTGAAGATGACACGTTTGGTAGATCCTATAGTTATTCTTCATATGATGATCTAAGTCCACGTTTATATTCAAACTCTGAGGTGTGGGATCAAGAAGTTGGAGTTGGACTGGAGGAACATGAGTTGTATGACGATTCTCAGATAGGATCATCAACAGCGCCTATATCTAGCTATATGGGACTTGAGCAAATGAATATATCTGGCATGAAGTCATCTGTTTCGCTTGCAGATATTGGGGATCAGAATGATCTAGGCACATTAGAATCCCATACTGTTGAAgaacttccaaattttgataCTCTGATGTCCAGAAACGATAATCAAAATGGTGAACCCTCCATTCCACATAATCCAGTGAATTTGTCACTCGATGAAGATCAgttgccaccaccacctcctctccccCCAATGcagtggatgatgatgaggcaAACAACttcgaaggaagaagaaagagacaCTACAGTTAAAGATATGCTTAGGAAAGCCTCAAGTCTACCACATGTACACACTTCTGCCCAGGAAGAATATCTTCCGCCGATTGCACCACCAGGTCCACAGGAACATCCTAAGGAAGTG GATGTTCAAAAAATTGATGAGGTAAAGGAAATTAATAACCCCCCTGGTATCATTGAGATAAAATCAAGTCTGCTTCAGCAGATCAGGGATAAG TCAGAGCAGGTGAAACTTAATGGGCATGAAAGGTCAAAAGCTGTAGTTAGTGACATTAAAAGCTTGGACGAAAGGGATGAGTTGCTTCAACAAATCAGGAGCAAG ACCTTCAATTTAAGGCGAACAAACGCATCTAAGGCAGACACCTCATCACAATCCACTGCCAATTCCAAAGTTGTAGCAATTTTGGAGAAGGCAAATGCAATCCGGCAG GCTGTGGCCAGTGATGATGATAACTGGAGTGATATATGA